A stretch of the Streptomyces ortus genome encodes the following:
- a CDS encoding phospholipase D-like domain-containing protein: MVRVRLQSTGRHRAVKPVRGSRQAVALATVLSAAGVQAGTSAGTAQAVDNPTWTEGPIFNDPLGTTDQQYAIRTRLIELTNSALPGSTIKVAVYHVWEAGIVNALVAAKNRGVRVQVLLDESSVSDRPTNTAYGTLASGLGTDRTRDSYVSTCPANKSCLGDPEFGQSIMHNKFWLFSAVQGATNVVVETTSNSTPSAHTRFFNDALLLPNNPTMYDAYADYFDTMVARDWASWNYRTVSNGLYKAYFFPRAGNTRATDSVYSILNNVTCKYKDTAGVTQSTKVRVAIFKITRLAIAEKLVDLKKAGCSVSIVYAESDSAKSSGGTKGTWEKMHTTGGPTVRCYNDDRDPLNPGQKLVTPYIVHSKYILVDGVYDGVRNKVSFTGSGNYTGPALRENDESIVKVDDDAVHDMYKIHFDRVTKVAYPGTADSTDLCKGVKPLPADGEPT, from the coding sequence ATGGTGCGCGTGCGCCTGCAGAGCACCGGGCGGCACCGTGCTGTGAAGCCGGTCAGGGGAAGCCGTCAGGCCGTCGCGCTGGCGACGGTGCTGTCCGCCGCGGGTGTCCAGGCGGGCACGTCGGCGGGTACGGCGCAGGCCGTCGACAACCCGACGTGGACCGAGGGGCCGATCTTCAACGATCCGCTCGGCACCACCGACCAGCAGTACGCGATCCGCACCCGGCTGATCGAGCTGACGAACTCCGCGCTGCCCGGCTCCACGATCAAGGTCGCGGTCTACCACGTCTGGGAGGCGGGCATCGTCAACGCGCTCGTCGCCGCCAAGAACCGCGGTGTGCGCGTGCAGGTGCTGCTCGACGAGTCCAGCGTCAGCGACCGCCCGACCAACACCGCCTACGGGACGCTCGCCTCGGGCCTCGGCACGGACCGTACGCGGGACTCGTACGTCTCGACGTGTCCGGCGAACAAGTCGTGTCTGGGCGACCCGGAGTTCGGGCAGTCGATCATGCACAACAAGTTCTGGCTCTTCTCGGCGGTGCAGGGCGCCACGAACGTGGTCGTGGAGACCACCTCGAACTCCACGCCGTCCGCGCACACGCGCTTCTTCAACGACGCGCTGCTGCTGCCGAACAACCCGACGATGTACGACGCGTACGCGGACTACTTCGACACGATGGTCGCGCGCGACTGGGCGTCCTGGAACTACCGCACGGTGAGCAACGGCCTCTACAAGGCGTACTTCTTCCCGCGGGCGGGCAACACACGGGCCACCGACTCGGTGTACTCGATCCTCAACAACGTCACCTGCAAGTACAAGGACACCGCGGGCGTCACGCAGTCCACCAAGGTCCGGGTGGCGATCTTCAAGATCACGCGGCTGGCGATCGCGGAGAAGCTGGTCGACCTGAAGAAGGCGGGCTGCTCCGTGAGCATCGTCTACGCGGAGTCCGACAGCGCCAAGAGCAGCGGCGGCACCAAGGGCACCTGGGAGAAGATGCACACCACCGGGGGCCCGACCGTACGCTGCTACAACGACGACCGGGACCCGCTGAACCCCGGCCAGAAGCTGGTCACGCCGTACATCGTCCACTCCAAGTACATCCTGGTGGACGGCGTGTACGACGGGGTGAGGAACAAGGTCAGCTTCACCGGCTCCGGCAACTACACGGGCCCCGCGCTGCGCGAGAACGACGAGTCGATCGTGAAGGTCGACGACGACGCCGTGCACGACATGTACAAGATCCACTTCGACCGGGTGACCAAGGTCGCTTACCCGGGCACCGCGGACTCCACGGATCTGTGCAAGGGCGTGAAGCCGCTGCCTGCGGACGGCGAACCCACGTAG
- the rplU gene encoding 50S ribosomal protein L21, giving the protein MYAIVRSGGRQHKVAVGDIVEVDKISTAKVGDTVELSTLLVVDGDAVTSDPWVLAGIKVQAEIVDHHKGVKIDILRYKNKTGYRRRQGHRQQYTAIKVTEIPAAAK; this is encoded by the coding sequence GTGTACGCCATCGTGCGCAGCGGTGGTCGCCAGCACAAGGTTGCTGTCGGCGACATCGTTGAGGTTGACAAGATTTCCACTGCCAAGGTCGGCGACACGGTCGAGCTCTCGACCCTGCTCGTTGTCGACGGCGACGCCGTCACCAGCGACCCGTGGGTCCTGGCCGGCATCAAGGTCCAGGCCGAGATCGTGGATCACCACAAGGGTGTGAAGATCGACATCCTTCGCTACAAGAACAAGACCGGCTACCGCCGTCGTCAGGGCCACCGCCAGCAGTACACGGCGATCAAGGTCACTGAGATCCCCGCGGCTGCGAAGTAA
- a CDS encoding Rne/Rng family ribonuclease, translating into MLEPTDPTESSTGSDNNTPSDTLPPRRRRRAASRPAGPPSGNAEDTAVAQTTAPAVPAVTSADLATEEAQENEEAAATAAPAPADEAAPAPRARRRATRRASAPAGAPQAAETADATAAPSDEAAATATTAPTVDEPETPARTEAEADAEAAPAPRARRRATRRATAPSGAPQAADAAEASVPFEAPQVAEAPAAAPVAEEAPAAVTPAETDADAEAAPAPRARRRATRRATAPSGAPQAADAAEASVTVEAPQVAEAPAAAAVAGEAPAAEADAEAAPAPRARRRATRRATAPAGAPQAEAEGETSEPAPAEAAAEPTRRAARQKAERAETPTATEPTEAVARDERREAPVAAARNDRSAEAESPADAEDATPRRARRRATRKAAGGFSAPAPRKTAEEGSARRPARPAVAVFQAPVFTEPMFQTPERAAAAAAAEAAEEAEEVVEPVQQAAPVAAPVAAAEEETGGSRRRRRRGRAEEPAAPAERAPVERAPEAEEPADEEPVEEESAEDAADGDDSEETGSRRRRRRGGRRRRRGESADADDDFAGEQNEQNERGGRGEQAARTADDTDDTEDAAEQSEEDSADADDDHDDGGGSSSSRRRRRRRRRAGDSSGEVETGDSDPERTVVKVREPRKKDEHPSDEVQSIKGSTRLEAKKQRRREGREQGRRRVPIITEAEFLARREAVERVMVVRQNGERTQIGVLEDDVLVEHYVNKEQATSYVGNVYLGKVQNVLPSMEAAFIDIGKGRNAVLYAGEVNFEALGMANGPRRIESALKSGQSVLVQVTKDPIGHKGARLTSQVSLPGRYLVYVPEGSMTGISRKLPDTERARLKTILKKIVPEDAGVIVRTAAEGASEDELRRDVERLQAQWEDIEKKAKSGGGSNAPTLLYGEPDMTVRVVRDIFNEDFTKVIVSGDEAWDTIHGYVAHVAPDLANRLSRWTSEVDVFATYRIDEQLAKALDRKVWLPSGGSLVIDKTEAMIVVDVNTGKFTGQGGNLEETVTRNNLEAAEEIVRQLRLRDLGGIVVIDFIDMVLESNRDLVLRRLLECLGRDRTKHQVAEVTSLGLVQMTRKRVGQGLLESFSETCVHCNGRGVIVHMEPPTSAGGGGKRKKRGRGGAEQTHEHEHTHDHTHESESADAVEPDETAAEVAAETAEPVALPEPEFVPDEDLYSSAAEAEAAATRGGRSRRRSGRRASAPAGTPRSESRRAERAERTERNEQAERTAERGDEVPTAQSVTTEEEIARPVQQEPAEVAQAAPVAAEDPTVEAPAATEAPAVDDAAPKGRTRRRATRKVSAPAGSPAVAEGTVVTVSEPVTPAAAPAEPVEQAAEAVPAGEQPVADSAAPARPRRRAVRKATAPTSSAETAVVVVPSAQPEAPAQAAEAPVEAPAESSGEDGGDGGEAAAPAKKTARKAAKKAPAKKAAAKKTTTAAKKTAAKKTTAKKATKTAKTAAKSTSKKTAAAEQQTPSTVTASTDED; encoded by the coding sequence ATGCTTGAGCCGACCGACCCCACCGAGTCCTCGACGGGCTCCGACAACAACACCCCGAGCGACACGCTGCCGCCACGTCGGCGCCGTCGTGCCGCTTCGCGCCCCGCCGGCCCGCCGTCGGGGAACGCCGAGGACACCGCCGTGGCACAGACCACGGCGCCGGCCGTACCGGCTGTGACCTCCGCGGACCTCGCGACGGAAGAGGCGCAGGAGAACGAAGAGGCGGCTGCGACCGCCGCGCCCGCGCCGGCCGACGAGGCCGCGCCCGCCCCCCGTGCGCGCCGACGCGCCACCCGGCGGGCATCCGCCCCCGCGGGCGCCCCGCAGGCCGCCGAGACGGCGGACGCCACCGCGGCGCCGAGCGACGAGGCCGCCGCTACCGCGACCACCGCGCCGACCGTGGACGAGCCCGAAACCCCGGCCCGGACAGAGGCCGAGGCCGACGCCGAGGCGGCGCCTGCTCCGCGTGCGCGCCGTCGTGCGACTCGTCGTGCCACTGCGCCTTCGGGTGCGCCGCAGGCTGCCGATGCGGCTGAGGCGTCCGTGCCCTTTGAGGCGCCGCAGGTTGCCGAGGCTCCGGCTGCCGCCCCGGTCGCCGAGGAGGCACCGGCTGCCGTGACGCCCGCCGAGACCGACGCCGACGCCGAGGCGGCGCCCGCCCCGCGTGCGCGCCGTCGTGCGACTCGTCGTGCCACGGCGCCTTCGGGTGCGCCGCAGGCTGCCGATGCGGCTGAGGCGTCCGTGACCGTTGAGGCGCCGCAGGTCGCTGAGGCCCCCGCAGCCGCTGCGGTCGCCGGGGAGGCACCGGCCGCCGAGGCTGACGCAGAGGCCGCGCCCGCCCCCCGTGCGCGCCGTCGTGCCACCCGCCGCGCCACCGCGCCCGCCGGTGCGCCGCAGGCCGAGGCGGAGGGCGAGACGTCCGAGCCGGCGCCCGCCGAGGCCGCCGCCGAGCCCACTCGTCGCGCCGCCCGGCAGAAGGCGGAGCGCGCCGAGACCCCCACCGCGACCGAGCCCACCGAGGCCGTTGCTCGCGACGAGCGCAGGGAGGCCCCCGTGGCCGCTGCCAGGAACGACCGGTCCGCCGAGGCCGAGAGCCCCGCCGACGCCGAGGACGCCACCCCGCGCCGCGCCCGTCGCCGCGCCACGCGCAAGGCGGCCGGAGGCTTCTCCGCGCCCGCGCCCCGCAAGACCGCCGAGGAGGGTTCGGCCCGGCGCCCCGCGCGTCCCGCCGTCGCCGTCTTCCAGGCGCCGGTCTTCACCGAGCCGATGTTCCAGACGCCGGAGCGTGCCGCTGCCGCCGCCGCGGCCGAGGCCGCCGAAGAGGCGGAGGAGGTCGTGGAGCCGGTCCAGCAGGCCGCCCCCGTCGCCGCTCCCGTGGCCGCCGCCGAGGAGGAGACGGGCGGTTCGCGCCGTCGCCGCCGCCGTGGCAGGGCGGAGGAGCCCGCCGCTCCCGCCGAGCGCGCCCCGGTGGAGCGTGCCCCCGAGGCCGAGGAGCCGGCCGACGAGGAGCCCGTCGAGGAGGAGTCCGCGGAGGACGCCGCCGACGGTGACGACAGCGAGGAGACCGGTTCGCGCCGCCGTCGCCGCCGCGGGGGCCGTCGCCGCCGCCGGGGCGAGTCCGCCGACGCGGACGACGACTTCGCGGGGGAGCAGAACGAGCAGAACGAGCGGGGCGGGCGCGGCGAGCAGGCCGCCCGCACCGCCGACGACACCGACGACACCGAGGACGCCGCCGAGCAGTCCGAGGAGGACTCCGCCGACGCGGACGACGACCACGACGACGGGGGCGGCTCCAGCAGCAGCCGTCGCCGCCGCCGCCGGCGCCGTCGCGCGGGTGACTCCTCCGGCGAGGTAGAGACCGGCGACAGCGACCCCGAGCGCACGGTCGTCAAGGTCCGCGAGCCCCGCAAGAAGGACGAGCACCCGAGCGACGAGGTCCAGTCCATCAAGGGCTCGACCCGCCTGGAGGCCAAGAAGCAGCGCCGCCGTGAAGGGCGCGAGCAGGGCCGCCGCCGCGTCCCGATCATCACCGAGGCCGAGTTCCTGGCCCGCCGTGAGGCCGTCGAGCGCGTGATGGTCGTCCGCCAGAACGGCGAGCGCACCCAGATCGGCGTCCTCGAGGACGACGTGCTCGTGGAGCACTACGTCAACAAGGAGCAGGCGACGTCGTACGTCGGCAACGTCTACCTGGGCAAGGTCCAGAACGTGCTGCCGTCGATGGAGGCCGCCTTCATCGACATCGGCAAGGGCCGCAACGCGGTCCTGTACGCCGGTGAGGTCAACTTCGAGGCGCTGGGCATGGCCAACGGCCCCCGCCGCATCGAGAGCGCCCTGAAGTCGGGCCAGTCGGTCCTCGTGCAGGTCACCAAGGACCCGATCGGCCACAAGGGCGCCCGCCTCACCAGCCAGGTCTCGCTGCCCGGCCGCTACCTGGTCTACGTGCCCGAGGGCTCCATGACCGGCATCAGCCGCAAGCTGCCCGACACCGAGCGCGCCCGTCTGAAGACCATCCTCAAGAAGATCGTCCCCGAGGACGCGGGCGTCATCGTGCGCACCGCCGCCGAGGGCGCGAGCGAGGACGAGCTGCGCCGTGACGTCGAGCGGCTGCAGGCGCAGTGGGAGGACATCGAGAAGAAGGCGAAGAGCGGCGGCGGCTCGAACGCGCCGACGCTGCTGTACGGCGAGCCGGACATGACCGTCCGGGTCGTCCGCGACATCTTCAACGAGGACTTCACGAAGGTCATCGTCAGCGGCGACGAGGCGTGGGACACCATCCACGGATACGTCGCCCACGTGGCGCCCGACCTGGCGAACCGGCTGTCCCGGTGGACCTCCGAGGTCGACGTCTTCGCGACGTACCGGATCGACGAGCAGCTCGCCAAGGCGCTGGACCGCAAGGTCTGGCTGCCGAGCGGCGGTTCGCTGGTCATCGACAAGACCGAAGCGATGATCGTGGTCGACGTCAACACCGGCAAGTTCACCGGTCAGGGCGGCAACCTCGAAGAGACGGTCACCAGGAACAACCTGGAGGCGGCCGAGGAGATCGTGCGTCAGCTGCGGCTGCGCGACCTCGGCGGGATCGTCGTCATCGACTTCATCGACATGGTCCTCGAGTCCAACCGGGACCTGGTGCTCAGGCGCCTCCTGGAGTGCCTGGGCCGCGACCGTACGAAGCACCAGGTGGCCGAGGTCACCTCGCTGGGCCTGGTCCAGATGACCCGCAAGAGGGTCGGGCAGGGCCTGCTGGAGTCCTTCTCGGAGACCTGCGTCCACTGCAACGGCCGTGGCGTGATCGTGCACATGGAGCCGCCGACCTCCGCCGGAGGCGGCGGCAAGCGCAAGAAGCGCGGTCGCGGCGGTGCCGAGCAGACCCACGAGCACGAGCACACGCACGACCACACGCACGAGTCGGAGTCGGCGGACGCCGTCGAGCCGGACGAGACCGCTGCCGAGGTCGCCGCGGAGACCGCCGAGCCCGTCGCGCTCCCTGAGCCCGAGTTCGTACCGGACGAGGATCTCTACAGCAGCGCCGCCGAGGCGGAGGCCGCGGCGACCCGGGGTGGCCGTTCGCGTCGCCGGTCGGGTCGGCGGGCGTCGGCCCCGGCGGGCACGCCGCGGTCCGAGTCCCGCAGGGCCGAGCGTGCCGAGCGGACGGAGCGCAACGAGCAGGCGGAGCGGACGGCAGAGCGCGGCGACGAGGTGCCGACCGCACAGTCCGTGACGACCGAGGAAGAGATCGCGCGTCCGGTTCAGCAGGAGCCGGCCGAGGTCGCGCAGGCGGCGCCGGTCGCCGCCGAGGACCCGACGGTCGAGGCCCCGGCCGCCACCGAGGCCCCGGCCGTCGACGACGCGGCTCCCAAGGGCCGTACGCGCCGTCGGGCGACCCGCAAGGTGTCCGCGCCCGCCGGTTCGCCCGCGGTGGCCGAGGGGACCGTGGTGACGGTCTCCGAGCCGGTCACACCGGCTGCCGCGCCCGCCGAGCCCGTGGAGCAGGCCGCCGAGGCCGTCCCCGCGGGGGAGCAGCCCGTCGCGGACAGCGCCGCCCCGGCCCGTCCGAGGCGTCGTGCGGTCCGTAAGGCCACCGCGCCGACCTCGTCCGCCGAGACCGCTGTCGTGGTCGTCCCGTCGGCGCAGCCGGAAGCTCCGGCGCAGGCCGCCGAGGCGCCGGTCGAGGCCCCCGCGGAGTCGTCCGGTGAGGACGGCGGAGACGGCGGGGAGGCCGCGGCGCCGGCCAAGAAGACGGCCCGCAAGGCGGCCAAGAAGGCGCCGGCGAAGAAGGCCGCCGCGAAGAAGACGACGACGGCGGCCAAGAAGACGGCCGCCAAGAAGACCACGGCCAAGAAGGCGACGAAGACCGCCAAGACGGCCGCGAAGTCGACGTCCAAGAAGACCGCGGCGGCGGAGCAGCAGACGCCGTCCACCGTCACCGCCTCCACCGACGAGGACTGA
- a CDS encoding TIGR03936 family radical SAM-associated protein produces MQRIRLRYTKRGRLRFTSHRDFQRAFERALRRAEVPMAYSAGFTPHPKVSYANAAPTGTGSEAEYLEIALTEARDPGTLRALLDESMPAGLDIIDAVEARTSGLADRLTASVWEMRLDGVSPEDAERAVDAFTAAETVEVRRKAKNGMRTFDARGAVASLEAHGAQPTAHGPQADRPTDQACAILRLVVRHVTPAVRPDDVLSGLRAVADLAPPVPAAVTRLAQGLFDEETGTVTDPLAPDREAAAPSPGVSGDTAAAAAKALA; encoded by the coding sequence GTGCAGCGCATCCGACTGCGCTACACCAAGCGCGGCCGCCTCCGGTTCACCAGCCACCGTGACTTCCAGCGTGCCTTCGAGCGCGCGTTGCGCCGAGCCGAGGTGCCCATGGCGTACTCGGCGGGGTTCACGCCGCACCCGAAGGTGTCGTACGCCAATGCCGCACCCACCGGCACGGGCAGTGAGGCGGAGTACCTGGAGATCGCGCTCACCGAAGCGCGCGATCCCGGCACGCTGCGCGCACTCCTCGACGAGTCGATGCCCGCCGGGCTCGACATCATCGACGCCGTGGAGGCCCGTACGTCGGGTCTCGCCGACCGGCTCACCGCGTCCGTGTGGGAGATGCGCCTCGACGGCGTGTCGCCCGAGGACGCCGAGCGCGCGGTCGACGCCTTCACGGCGGCCGAGACCGTCGAGGTGCGGCGCAAGGCGAAGAACGGCATGCGCACCTTCGACGCCCGCGGCGCCGTCGCGAGTCTGGAGGCGCACGGTGCACAGCCGACGGCACACGGTCCACAGGCTGATAGGCCGACCGACCAGGCCTGTGCGATACTGCGGCTGGTTGTTCGGCACGTGACGCCTGCCGTTCGACCTGACGACGTCCTGTCCGGTCTTCGAGCCGTGGCCGACCTGGCGCCGCCGGTCCCCGCAGCGGTGACCAGGCTGGCGCAGGGGCTTTTCGATGAAGAGACCGGCACGGTGACCGACCCGCTCGCGCCCGACCGCGAGGCAGCAGCACCTTCCCCGGGAGTCTCCGGGGACACCGCAGCTGCCGCCGCGAAGGCGCTGGCGTAA
- the obgE gene encoding GTPase ObgE → MTTFVDRVELHVAAGSGGHGCASVHREKFKPLGGPDGGNGGRGGDVILVVDQSVTTLLDYHHSPHRKATSGRPGEGGNRSGKDGQDLILPVPDGTVVQDKAGNVLADLVGQGTTYIAAEGGRGGLGNAALSSARRKAPGFALLGVPGGTQDIVLELKTVADVALVGYPSAGKSSLISVLSAAKPKIADYPFTTLVPNLGVVTAGSTVYTIADVPGLIPGASQGKGLGLEFLRHVERCEVLVHVLDTATLESDRDPVSDLEIIEEELNQYGGLGNRPRLVVLNKIDVPDGKDLAEMVRPDLEARGYQVFAISAVAHMGLKELSFALAELVAQARAAKPKEEATRIVIRPKAVDDAGFTVTREDDGLYRVRGEKPERWVRQTDFNNDEAVGYLADRLARLGIEASLMKAGARTGDGVAIGPEENAVVFDWEPTVMAGAEMLGRRGEDHRFDAPRPASQRRRDKQAERDESDQEYDDFKPF, encoded by the coding sequence ATGACCACCTTCGTGGACCGCGTCGAGCTGCACGTCGCCGCGGGTAGCGGAGGTCACGGCTGTGCCTCCGTCCACCGGGAGAAGTTCAAGCCCCTCGGTGGCCCGGACGGCGGCAACGGCGGCCGTGGCGGTGACGTGATCCTGGTCGTCGACCAGTCCGTCACCACGCTCCTCGACTACCACCACTCCCCGCACCGCAAGGCCACCAGCGGCCGGCCCGGTGAGGGCGGCAACCGCTCGGGCAAGGACGGCCAGGACCTGATCCTGCCGGTGCCGGACGGCACCGTCGTCCAGGACAAGGCCGGGAACGTCCTCGCCGACCTGGTGGGCCAGGGCACCACCTACATCGCCGCGGAGGGCGGCAGGGGCGGCCTCGGTAACGCGGCCCTGTCCTCGGCGCGCCGCAAGGCGCCCGGCTTCGCCCTGCTGGGCGTCCCCGGTGGCACGCAGGACATCGTCCTGGAGCTGAAGACGGTCGCGGACGTGGCGCTGGTCGGCTACCCGAGCGCGGGCAAGTCCTCGCTGATCTCGGTCCTGTCGGCGGCCAAGCCCAAGATCGCCGACTACCCCTTCACGACCCTCGTCCCCAACCTCGGTGTGGTGACGGCGGGCTCGACGGTCTACACGATTGCCGACGTGCCGGGCCTGATCCCGGGAGCCAGCCAGGGCAAGGGCCTGGGGCTCGAGTTCCTGCGGCACGTGGAGCGCTGCGAGGTGCTCGTGCACGTCCTGGACACGGCGACCCTGGAGTCGGACCGCGACCCCGTCTCCGACCTCGAGATCATCGAGGAGGAGCTGAACCAGTACGGCGGTCTGGGCAACCGGCCGCGCCTGGTCGTCCTGAACAAGATCGACGTGCCCGACGGCAAGGACCTGGCCGAGATGGTGCGCCCCGACCTGGAGGCGCGCGGCTACCAGGTCTTCGCGATCTCGGCGGTCGCCCACATGGGCCTCAAGGAGCTGTCCTTCGCGCTGGCCGAGCTGGTCGCACAGGCGCGTGCGGCGAAGCCGAAGGAAGAGGCGACACGGATCGTCATCCGCCCCAAGGCGGTCGACGACGCGGGCTTCACGGTGACGCGCGAGGACGACGGGCTGTACCGCGTACGCGGCGAGAAGCCGGAGCGGTGGGTCCGGCAGACCGACTTCAACAACGACGAGGCCGTCGGGTACCTGGCCGACCGGCTCGCCCGCCTCGGCATCGAGGCCTCGCTGATGAAGGCGGGCGCCCGCACGGGCGACGGCGTCGCCATCGGACCCGAGGAGAACGCGGTCGTCTTCGACTGGGAGCCGACGGTGATGGCGGGGGCCGAGATGCTCGGGCGCCGTGGCGAGGACCACCGCTTCGACGCCCCGCGGCCCGCCTCGCAGCGGCGCCGCGACAAGCAGGCGGAGCGGGACGAGTCGGACCAGGAGTACGACGACTTCAAACCGTTCTGA
- the rpmA gene encoding 50S ribosomal protein L27: MAHKKGASSTRNGRDSNAQRLGVKRFGGQTVNAGEILVRQRGTHFHPGVSVGRGKDDTLFALAAGAVEFGTHRGRKVVNIVPVA; the protein is encoded by the coding sequence ATGGCACACAAGAAGGGCGCATCGTCCACCCGGAACGGTCGCGACTCCAATGCTCAGCGGCTCGGCGTGAAGCGCTTCGGCGGTCAGACCGTCAACGCCGGTGAGATCCTGGTCCGCCAGCGTGGCACCCACTTCCACCCCGGCGTGAGCGTCGGCCGTGGCAAGGACGACACGCTGTTCGCGCTGGCCGCCGGTGCGGTCGAGTTCGGCACGCACCGTGGCCGCAAGGTCGTGAACATCGTTCCGGTCGCCTGA